In the Flavobacterium pallidum genome, one interval contains:
- a CDS encoding sensor histidine kinase has product MPRIFLFFMVLFCVSVFGQEPYSINITRKDGLPTTNIYNSFQDRDGYMWFATDMGVLRYNGFTFTQYNSDDGLADNEVFNFHQDADGRIWFATYNGKISYFYNNKFYNEANDRLLKADKKFGMIIKINADSQGRTCIIYKGGIFTIDHKASKSYYSFLDPGGTVYDILRLNGRDLALTASGILDMNRNTVLPFIGLAGNSATAIYRVLQHGNHIYFSTSDTVYVFDGTALHTFTDLNRESSDNDIIALFIDNDSQLWIGTRNGLYRKNLSDKNSKAVCFFKGNVVSGIREDFEKNMWISTLNNGIYFIPQKNTITLTDSQQNQLSINCLSKKGNALWAGSMNDRYYIFENNKKTTFGLKSKRLKNIIKRIIHFSTQTVVIGDHSVQAVKQGHITDYDFIGLKIMAESDDGEYWIGGASLYKYGLNEFESTLHKGAPLDTNNDHLKIPNATYALLKRNGHFWAANKYGLYTIENDVPKYISEKYPVTQTTLSELYYDEKNNNLIAASNSKGLFVFQNDRFKYQISSKNGLTSNFIYSIKKGFKDNTILVGNNSGLDLLTWNGTNYNVKNLNSAIGIQDIKINDIEIIGDSLYIASDGGLLALRYDKLKPNTIAPKILIENFEVKGKKIPFNRKSVFNYDQNDITIDFIGLSYNSQKNIIYKYMLRGHDDHWTITRSSEINYKALKAGKYEFLVFSVNAAGISSKPVSIVFSIEAPFWETWTFLILMAMVLLLLVFLLWRKRLTTVKAKFEMERKSIQNERDKAHLEKQMIELEQKALLMQMNPHFIFNALNTIKGYYSEGNDEKAGDYISKFSKLLRMLLENTDQFNPLSNEIEMLRLYIDLTKIRYRNSFEYTFEIGPLIHPDDIAVPTFLLQPIVENAIIHGLGPKKQGGLLTISFQRESNMLICLVKDNGIGRKAAAENQRHKQHESKAIDIIKERIALLETEANGRQKFVIEDLYNDNEHAAGTLVTIAIPFKNIWQ; this is encoded by the coding sequence ATGCCTCGGATATTCCTGTTTTTTATGGTGCTTTTTTGCGTTTCCGTTTTCGGGCAGGAGCCGTATTCCATAAATATCACACGTAAAGACGGGCTGCCCACAACGAACATTTACAATTCATTCCAGGATCGCGATGGGTATATGTGGTTTGCGACTGATATGGGCGTGTTGCGCTACAACGGATTTACTTTCACACAGTATAACAGCGACGACGGGCTTGCGGACAACGAGGTTTTCAATTTCCACCAGGATGCGGATGGCAGGATTTGGTTCGCTACTTATAACGGCAAGATTTCCTACTTCTACAACAACAAATTCTACAATGAGGCTAACGACAGGTTGTTGAAAGCCGATAAAAAATTCGGGATGATTATCAAGATCAATGCCGATTCACAAGGCAGGACCTGTATAATTTATAAGGGCGGCATTTTTACAATTGACCATAAAGCCTCCAAAAGCTACTATTCCTTTCTGGACCCCGGAGGGACAGTTTATGATATCCTACGGCTGAACGGCAGGGATCTGGCATTGACAGCATCAGGAATTTTGGATATGAACCGAAACACGGTGTTGCCATTCATCGGGCTTGCCGGAAATTCTGCGACTGCAATTTATCGTGTCCTGCAACACGGAAACCACATTTATTTTTCGACTTCTGACACCGTTTATGTTTTTGACGGCACAGCGCTGCATACTTTTACAGACCTTAATCGTGAAAGCAGTGATAATGACATTATTGCGCTTTTTATTGATAACGATTCACAACTCTGGATTGGCACACGAAACGGGCTTTACCGTAAAAACCTTTCGGATAAAAATTCAAAAGCGGTGTGTTTTTTCAAAGGGAACGTGGTTTCCGGAATCAGGGAGGACTTCGAGAAGAATATGTGGATTTCGACGCTAAACAACGGAATCTATTTTATTCCGCAGAAAAATACCATCACATTAACCGACAGTCAGCAAAACCAGCTCAGCATCAATTGTCTTTCAAAAAAAGGAAACGCCCTGTGGGCAGGATCAATGAATGACCGCTATTACATATTTGAAAATAATAAAAAGACTACGTTTGGGCTGAAGTCAAAACGCCTTAAGAACATCATCAAGCGCATCATCCATTTTTCGACCCAGACTGTCGTTATTGGCGACCATTCTGTTCAGGCAGTAAAGCAAGGGCACATCACCGACTATGATTTCATCGGGCTCAAGATCATGGCCGAAAGCGATGACGGGGAATACTGGATTGGCGGCGCGTCATTGTATAAATACGGATTAAATGAATTCGAAAGTACGCTGCACAAGGGTGCTCCGCTGGACACAAACAACGACCACCTGAAAATTCCAAATGCCACTTATGCGCTTTTGAAACGAAATGGCCATTTTTGGGCGGCAAACAAATACGGCCTTTATACGATCGAAAATGATGTCCCAAAGTATATTTCAGAAAAATATCCTGTAACACAGACCACGCTTTCCGAGTTGTATTATGACGAAAAGAACAACAACCTGATTGCAGCATCCAATTCAAAAGGGCTTTTTGTATTCCAAAACGATCGGTTTAAATACCAAATATCCAGTAAAAACGGACTTACAAGCAACTTCATCTATTCAATTAAGAAAGGCTTTAAAGACAATACCATATTGGTGGGAAACAACTCTGGCCTGGATTTACTGACCTGGAATGGCACAAATTACAACGTTAAAAACCTGAACAGCGCCATCGGCATACAGGACATTAAGATCAATGACATCGAAATTATCGGCGACAGCCTGTATATCGCTTCAGACGGCGGGCTCCTTGCACTTCGATATGACAAGCTGAAACCCAATACGATCGCGCCAAAGATATTGATTGAGAACTTTGAAGTGAAGGGCAAAAAGATTCCGTTTAACAGGAAATCGGTTTTCAATTATGACCAAAATGACATCACCATCGATTTTATCGGACTGTCGTATAATTCGCAGAAAAACATCATTTACAAATACATGCTCAGGGGCCACGATGACCACTGGACAATAACAAGATCCAGTGAGATTAATTACAAAGCGCTCAAGGCCGGTAAATACGAGTTTCTGGTCTTCTCGGTAAATGCGGCGGGCATCAGCAGCAAGCCGGTGTCGATCGTATTTTCGATTGAAGCGCCTTTTTGGGAAACCTGGACGTTCCTTATCCTGATGGCGATGGTGCTTTTATTGCTCGTGTTTCTGCTTTGGCGGAAAAGGTTAACAACAGTGAAGGCCAAATTTGAAATGGAGCGCAAGAGCATCCAGAATGAAAGGGATAAAGCCCACCTCGAAAAGCAGATGATCGAACTGGAGCAAAAGGCTTTGCTGATGCAGATGAATCCGCATTTTATATTCAATGCGCTCAACACCATTAAAGGGTATTACAGTGAAGGTAATGATGAGAAAGCCGGTGATTACATTTCAAAATTTTCGAAATTATTGCGCATGCTTCTGGAAAATACTGACCAATTCAATCCGCTTTCCAATGAGATTGAAATGTTGCGGCTTTATATTGATTTGACAAAAATCAGGTACCGGAATTCCTTTGAATATACCTTTGAAATCGGGCCTCTGATACATCCTGACGACATCGCCGTCCCGACATTCCTGCTCCAACCGATTGTAGAAAATGCAATCATTCATGGGCTTGGGCCTAAAAAACAGGGCGGTTTGCTGACGATTTCATTCCAAAGGGAAAGCAATATGTTGATTTGCCTTGTAAAAGACAATGGCATCGGGAGGAAAGCGGCAGCCGAAAACCAGAGACACAAGCAACATGAATCCAAAGCGATCGACATTATCAAAGAGCGTATTGCGTTACTGGAAACTGAAGCCAATGGCAGGCAAAAATTCGTGATAGAGGATCTTTACAATGACAATGAGCATGCCGCCGGGACGCTGGTTACAATTGCAATCCCATTTAAAAATATCTGGCAATGA
- a CDS encoding SprT-like domain-containing protein → MSDVLNKYLPEHAVSTVFDLIVANQVHLKIVNERKTRHGDYRKGPNGKHEITVNASLNKYKFLITLVHEISHLVAFEQFGRNIKPHGAEWKYTFQRLMVPFIRPEIFPGQVLPLLARHFKNPSASSDTDATLALALKQFDPQNDKNYVFEIPYGSIFRIHNGKIFKKIALRVKRYECLEINTGKTYLFNPNAEVELLPG, encoded by the coding sequence ATGAGCGATGTTTTAAACAAATATCTTCCCGAACACGCCGTCAGTACGGTGTTTGATCTCATTGTAGCCAACCAGGTACACCTTAAAATCGTGAATGAGCGTAAAACGCGCCACGGCGATTACCGCAAAGGCCCAAATGGCAAGCATGAAATTACGGTCAATGCGAGTTTAAACAAGTATAAATTCCTTATTACACTCGTGCATGAAATTTCTCATTTGGTGGCGTTTGAACAGTTTGGCAGGAACATCAAGCCACATGGCGCTGAGTGGAAGTATACTTTTCAAAGGCTGATGGTGCCATTTATAAGACCTGAGATATTTCCGGGACAGGTGTTGCCTTTACTGGCAAGACATTTTAAAAACCCTTCAGCAAGCAGCGATACCGATGCGACTTTGGCATTAGCGCTAAAACAATTCGATCCGCAGAATGACAAGAATTATGTTTTTGAAATCCCATATGGCAGCATTTTCAGGATCCATAATGGCAAGATTTTCAAAAAAATTGCTTTACGCGTGAAGCGCTATGAATGCCTTGAAATCAATACCGGGAAAACGTATTTATTCAATCCGAATGCGGAAGTGGAATTGCTTCCGGGGTAG
- a CDS encoding SDR family NAD(P)-dependent oxidoreductase, whose amino-acid sequence MKNIIITGTSRGIGLELALKFAQNGHRVLALSRKVSHKLLGHPNITCLQADISVAGDLEEISDFLQSSWKHADALIHNAGALVSKPFAELTFQDFENMYKVNVFAVAMLTQKVLPFLQNGSHVVTISSMGGIQGSMKFPGLTAYSSSKGAVITLSEVLAEEYKAQGISFNTLAIGSVQTEMLAEAFPGYLAPLSAYEMADYIYDFTLNGNKYYNGKVLQVSSTTP is encoded by the coding sequence TTGAAAAATATCATCATCACAGGGACTTCACGGGGCATCGGACTTGAGCTCGCCTTAAAATTTGCTCAAAACGGGCACCGTGTCTTGGCGCTTTCGCGTAAAGTATCCCATAAACTTCTCGGCCATCCGAACATCACCTGCCTCCAGGCGGATATTTCCGTTGCAGGTGATTTAGAGGAAATTTCGGATTTCCTCCAGTCTTCCTGGAAGCACGCCGATGCTTTGATCCACAATGCAGGTGCTTTGGTTTCAAAGCCTTTTGCGGAGCTGACTTTTCAGGATTTCGAAAACATGTATAAAGTCAATGTCTTTGCCGTAGCGATGCTTACGCAAAAGGTATTGCCATTCCTGCAGAACGGAAGCCATGTCGTGACCATCAGTTCGATGGGTGGCATCCAGGGCAGCATGAAATTTCCAGGCCTTACGGCTTACAGCTCGAGTAAAGGCGCTGTAATTACCTTATCAGAAGTTTTGGCAGAAGAATATAAAGCGCAGGGTATTTCATTTAATACACTGGCCATCGGTTCTGTGCAGACAGAAATGCTCGCTGAAGCTTTCCCAGGTTATCTGGCACCGTTGTCAGCTTATGAAATGGCGGATTATATCTATGATTTTACGTTAAACGGAAATAAATATTACAACGGAAAAGTGTTACAGGTTTCCTCCACAACGCCATAA